In Aspergillus luchuensis IFO 4308 DNA, chromosome 1, nearly complete sequence, the following are encoded in one genomic region:
- the agd3 gene encoding putative extracellular serine-rich protein (COG:S;~EggNog:ENOG410PKR3;~InterPro:IPR011330;~go_function: GO:0003824 - catalytic activity [Evidence IEA];~go_process: GO:0005975 - carbohydrate metabolic process [Evidence IEA]), with protein MNTLKSSITSLNCFLGFITCNTPPGIWPLKPTVLTSASSASSTPVAEVTGPTAPGTTSAVHSLTSTTTSSFVSFLSSTSSAPSSFVTSVASPTTFVDTSVSGSASALSSSTASTMSVSLSLSSSIVASSAVPAATPVSSGSIAANILVIARDTASAGVASSGLNAYGIPFTTLVVPQSGTSLPALNGTEGGNFAGIVVASEVSYNYGNATGYQSALTTDQWNQLYAYQLAYGVRMVQYDVYPGPSYGASAAGDGCCATGVEQLMSFTDISDFPTSGLKTGAGVSTSGLWHYPATVSNTTSTKEIARFAANSDSGSETTAAVINNFDGREQMAFFISFDTTWSATSTYLQHAWITWLTRGLYAGYRRVNLNTQIDDMFLETDIYKPNGTTFRITPADLDGIANWLPEINGKMNAGSNYYVEVGHNGNGNIEAAAGVSDEGYTTCNQGGIEYDSPADTPLEWKKPVGTGTNLWPSSPTTYDWSVACTQLDPLLLWWTNATNQDKFGHISHTFTHEEQNNATYSDVYKEISFNQAWLKQVGISSAKHFTSNGIIPPAITGLHNGDALRAWWENGITNCVGDNTRSALLNQQNDMWPYWTNEASDGFDGMQVNPRFATRIYYNCDTPDCTLQEWIDTSAGSGDFDNLLATEKGEVMRHLFGLHHDPYMFHQANLRNADVDPITVNGVSAKYSIFQAWVETQVQEFVRLVDWPLVTINHEAMSASFLARYTRDACNYSLRYTISDHKITGVTLSATDNTCNATIPVTFPVAPTNTQSFTTEQVGSDPLTVWVQLSGSPVSFTLSTPIAL; from the exons ATGAATACCCTAAAATCATCGATTACCAGTCTCAACTGCTTCCTGGGCTTTATAACTTGCAACACTCCCCCGGGGATTTGGCCACTGAAGCCGACGGTGCTGACCAGTGCATCTTCTGCCTCATCTACTCCTGTCGCTGAAGTCACCGGGCCCACCGCTCCTGGTACTACTTCAGCTGTCCATTCGTTGACTTCCAcgactacttcttctttcgtttccttcttgtccagcaCTAGTTCTGCCCCGTCCAGCTTTGTGACCTCGGTGGCCTCTCCTACCACATTCGTTGATACCTCTGTTAGTGGGTCAGCCAGCGCCCTAAGCAGCAGCACTGCCAGCACTATGTCTGTCAGTCTGAGTCTCAGCTCGAGCATTGTGGCGTCGTCTGCTGTTCCTGCAGCGACGCCCGTCAGCAGCGGCTCCATCGCCGCCAACATCCTGGTAATTGCGCGCGACACTGCCTCTGCAGGCGTGGCATCATCTGGCCTCAATGCCTATGGCATTCCCTTCACTACTCTGGTCGTGCCCCAGTCCGGCACCAGCCTGCCCGCCCTGAACGGCACCGAAGGTGGCAACTTCGCCGGTATTGTGGTTGCCAGTGAAGTCAGCTACAACTACGGCAATGCCACAGGGTACCAGAGTGCTCTCACTACGGACCAATGGAACCAGCTGTATGCCTACCAGCTGGCTTACGGTGTGCGCATGGTGCAGTACGACGTGTATCCGGGCCCTAGTTACGGCGCCAGCGCTGCCGGCGACGGCTGCTGTGCAACCGGGGTCGAACAATTGATGTCGTTCACTGACATCAGCGACTTCCCTACGTCTGGCCTGAAGACCGGCGCTGGTGTAAGTACCAGTGGCCTCTGGCACTATCCTGCCACCGTttccaacaccacctccaccaaagAAATCGCTCGTTTTGCCGCCAACTCCGACTCGGGCAGCGAGACCACTGCTGCTGTGATCAACAACTTCGATGGCCGTGAGCAAatggccttcttcatctccttcgacACCACTTGGAGCGCCACCTCCACCTACCTGCAGCACGCATGGATCACCTGGCTCACCCGCGGTCTGTACGCGGGTTACCGCCGCGTGAACCTGAACACTCAGATCGACGACATGTTTCTGGAAACCGACATCTACAAGCCCAATGGCACCACCTTCCGCATCACGCCGGCCGACCTGGACGGCATTGCTAACTGGCTGCCGGAAATCAATGGCAAGATGAACGCCGGCAGCAACTACTACGTCGAAGTCGGCCACAACGGCAACGGCAACATTGAAGCCGCCGCCGGCGTCTCCGACGAGGGCTACACCACTTGCAACCAGGGCGGCATCGAGTACGACTCGCCCGCCGACACTCCCctggaatggaagaagcccgtGGGAACCGGCACCAACCTTtggccctcctctcccaccaccTACGACTGGTCCGTTGCCTGCACGCAGCTcgaccctctcctcctctggtGGACCAACGCTACCAACCAGGACAAGTTCGGCCACATCTCCCACACCTTCACCCACGAGGAGCAAAACAATGCCACCTACTCCGATGTCTACAAGGAAATCTCCTTCAACCAGGCCTGGCTGAAACAAGTCggcatctcctccgccaagCACTTCACTTCGAACGGTATCATCCCTCCCGCCATCACGGGCCTGCACAACGGCGATGCCCTGCGCGCCTGGTGGGAAAACGGCATCACCAACTGCGTCGGTGATAACACGCGCTCTGCTCTCCTGAACCAACAGAATGACATGTGGCCCTACTGGACCAATGAAGCCTCTGACGGTTTCGACGGTATGCAGGTCAACCCGCGCTTCGCCACCCGCATCTACTACAACTGCGATACCCCAGACTGCACGCTGCAGGAATGGATCGACACCTCCGCTGGATCCGGTGACTTTGATAACTTGCTCGCTACGGAGAAGGGCGAAGTCATGCGTCACCTGTTTGGTCTGCACCATGACCCCTACATGTTCCATCAGGCTAATCTGCGTAATGCCGATGTGGACCCCATCACAGTCAACGGCGTCTCGGCCAAGTATTCCATCTTCCAAGCCTGGGTGGAGACCCAGGTGCAGGAATTTGTGCGCTTGGTCGATTGGCCCCTTGTTACCATCAACCATGAAGCT ATGTCCGCCTCCTTCCTGGCCCGCTACACTCGCGACGCCTGCAACTACTCCCTGCGCTACACCATCTCCGACCACAAGATCACGGGCGTCACCCTCTCCGCGACGGATAATACCTGCAATGCTACCATCCCCGTCACTTTCCCCGTGGCGCCGACCAACACGCAGAGCTTCACGACCGAGCAGGTCGGCAGTGATCCGTTGACGGTGTGGGTGCAGCTGTCGGGGTCGCCGGTCAGCTTTACGCTGTCGACGCCGATTGCGCTGTAA